Proteins from a genomic interval of Diospyros lotus cultivar Yz01 chromosome 6, ASM1463336v1, whole genome shotgun sequence:
- the LOC127804774 gene encoding putative oxidoreductase TDA3 produces the protein MVLHVLSLARIPIPQALINSSSSPPFMEEQQQHRVVVCGGGVIGVCTAYFLAKKGAAVTLLEKSSVACAASGKAGGFLALDWCDGGPLSALARTSFNLHRSLAQDLDGAQCYGYRPLTTLSLSITESQQHNQKRNQSASLPAWVDGPAGSPRTIGTAETTAQVHPQLFTKTLLSKAVADHGVEVVIGKLESVAVEGGRARSVVLEGGREIAANAVVLALGPWSGKLPLLSSIFTVYGLKAHSIVLEPKEADAISPHALFLSYYSAQGGKPMDPEVYPRPTGEVYICGMSARVEVPDDPEEVAGNPESIAMLKRVASNVSSHLGEGEATVKAEQACFLPCTDDGVPVIGEIPGVKGCYVATGHDCWGILNAPATGAAVAELVLDGRASIVDLSPFSPARFVGAKKRSM, from the exons ATGGTGCTGCACGTTTTGTCCTTGGCACGAATTCCGATTCCACAGGCATTGATTAACTCATCATCGTCGCCGCCGTTCATGGAGGAGCAGCAACAGCATCGAGTGGTGGTCTGTGGCGGCGGAGTCATTGGAGTCTGCACCGCCTACTTCCTTGCTAAGAAGGGCGCAGCCGTTACCCTTCTAGAGAAATCGTCTGTGGCCTGCGCCGCCTCCGGAAAGGCCGGCGGTTTCCTCGCCCTCGACTGGTGCGACGGCGGACCCCTCTCAGCCCTCGCCCGAACCAGCTTCAATCTCCACCGCTCCCTCGCCCAGGATCTCGACGGCGCCCAATGCTACGGCTACCGCCCCCTTACGACTCTCAGCCTTTCCATCACCGAATCTCAGCAGCACAACCAAAAACGTAACCAATCCGCATCCCTACCTGCTTGGGTTGACGGGCCGGCCGGGAGCCCTAGGACCATCGGCACTGCCGAGACCACGGCACAAGTCCACCCGCAATTGTTCACGAAAACGCTGCTGTCGAAGGCGGTGGCGGATCACGGTGTCGAGGTGGTGATCGGGAAACTAGAGAGCGTGGCGGTGGAGGGCGGCCGGGCAAGGTCGGTGGTGCTGGAGGGCGGGCGGGAAATTGCGGCCAATGCGGTGGTTCTGGCTCTTGGGCCGTGGTCTGGAAAGCTGCCGTTGTTGTCTTCCATTTTTACAGTGTATGGGCTGAAGGCGCATAGTATAGTGCTGGAGCCGAAAGAAGCTGATGCAATCTCGCCTCACGCCTTGTTTCTCAGCTATTATTCGGCTCAGGGAGGCAAGCCCATGGATCCTGAGGTCTATCCTCGTCCCACTG GGGAGGTGTACATATGTGGAATGTCGGCTCGAGTTGAGGTGCCGGATGATCCAGAAGAGGTGGCGGGCAACCCTGAATCAATTGCGATGCTTAAGAGGGTGGCAAGCAATGTGTCAAGCCATTTAGGGGAAGGCGAAGCCACAGTGAAAGCAGAGCAAGCTTGCTTCCTGCCATGTACGGATGATGGTGTGCCAGTAATTGGGGAGATTCCGGGGGTAAAGGGATGCTATGTGGCAACAGGCCATGATTGTTGGGGCATTCTGAATGCCCCGGCTACGGGAGCTGCCGTGGCTGAGCTTGTGTTGGATGGTCGTGCCAGTATTGTTGATCTCAGCCCGTTTAGTCCCGCCAGGTTTGTCGGTGCCAAGAAAAGATCGATGTAG